Within the Corynebacterium sp. sy039 genome, the region TTGTTCTTGTTGACTCAAGGAAGATTTCTTAATCTCCTGCTCAGCAACTCGTAATAACATCTGAATGCTCGATAATCCCTGAGCAAGCGTGTCATGAATTTCGTGTGCGATACGTTGACGTTCTGAAGCAATACCAGCAGCACGTTCAGTTTCTGCAAGTTGTTGTTGGGTTTGCAATAGTTGTTCAATCAGGCTTTCGCGTTCTCTGCTTGCTTTCCACAATGCCTTAAAAGTCAGGTGGATACCGATGCACACCAGGGCAGATACTGCCGGACCCATAATTGCACCGATAGTCAAATGTGGCCACTGGCTAATAATTGCCACCAGCATTGCGCCAAGCACACCAATGATTCCACGCGCATCTGGCCATAGTCGCAAGCATAAAAAGAATATCGGGAACACGAGATACACCGAAACTGGGATAATCGGCAGCATAATGATCCAAACGATCAACACAATAACCATGCTGACCAGTGGTTGCCATGCATATCTATTCTGGATAATGCAGCTGGTATAAGCGGCAATGAATAAGGTACACAGCAGTACCCCAAGAAGCGCAACAGAGCGTTCGACGCCCACCAATGCCCCTAAACTTGCCATGATCAGCACAGCGGTGAGGATATTCATGGCTCGCTTAAAGTTGGCTGCTCCTGGCTGCGCATCATAATTATGCGCTGTGATATCAGTATCAGCGATATTTTGGGTGACTTTTCGCAGTGGTGCCACACTAATGTGCATGGACTATCCTTTTCTTTTGGGTTTTTCTGTTCCCTCGGCAAGTCGAACTATGCTGCCTCTATTCTATTGGGGATATGTGCCAGGTAAAAACGTGCTTTGGAATTTCATTTTGCATCTTATATACGTTGTTATGGTGTGAGCTGCACGCTATTATCGCTTAGGGAAGAAAGGATCTATGAGCTACCATGCTTGAAGTATTTGCATACCCAGTCTCAGGTGTGATGAAACTGTGGCATTTACTTCTCTTCCATGTATTTCATCTCGATGAAAACCACGCATGGTTGCTGTCAATTTTCGGCTTAGTCATCACAGTGCGTGGTCTTATTGCGCCATTATCTTGGCTGCAACTACGTGCTGGACGCATTAGTGTGCTTATGCGCCCAGAGCTGAGAAGATTACAAGCCGAATATGCACGCAATCCGACTGAAAAGAATCTACGCCTGCTCAAGCATAA harbors:
- a CDS encoding sensor histidine kinase → MHISVAPLRKVTQNIADTDITAHNYDAQPGAANFKRAMNILTAVLIMASLGALVGVERSVALLGVLLCTLFIAAYTSCIIQNRYAWQPLVSMVIVLIVWIIMLPIIPVSVYLVFPIFFLCLRLWPDARGIIGVLGAMLVAIISQWPHLTIGAIMGPAVSALVCIGIHLTFKALWKASRERESLIEQLLQTQQQLAETERAAGIASERQRIAHEIHDTLAQGLSSIQMLLRVAEQEIKKSSLSQQEQKAPLERMALARRTAADNLSEARAMIAALQPAALSKTSLEGALHRAAEHIVGPEVIIEVEGEEQQLPMRTEAALLRIAQGALGNVAKHSQASLCHVTLSYAQDEVRLDVVDNGQGFDPEKLAAQPAGLGHIGISAMRQRAQEQGGNLVVESTPGEGTAISVALPVEA